One stretch of Miscanthus floridulus cultivar M001 chromosome 18, ASM1932011v1, whole genome shotgun sequence DNA includes these proteins:
- the LOC136521823 gene encoding thaumatin-like protein 1b: MSGQAHQAPFALLHVILVIISFRAGGVCARTLTITNHCGHTVWPGILSSAGSPALETTGFALEPGQSRSLPAPHGWSGRLWGRTHCSVDAAGRFACVTGNCGSGRLDCAGHGAKPPATLAEFTFDGHEGLDFYDVSLVDGYNLPMLVEPHAPHGGGGGASCLLTGCVMDLNAACPAELRVRDSAAGGAAVACKSACEAFGTAEHCCHGEHGNPDACWPTAYSQFFKKSCPRAYSYAYDDATSTFTCAGGGTSYAITFCPSTTSVKSVGTDPQVRAAVGGGRLASSSWRTMPSIIESSLAFLGVAMAALSYVF, translated from the exons ATGTCGGGGCAAGCACACCAAGCTCCATTCGCCCTACTCCACGTCATCCTCGTCATCATCTCCTTCCGAGCTGGAG GTGTTTGCGCGAGAACATTGACCATCACGAACCACTGCGGGCACACGGTGTGGCCGGGCATCCTGTCCAGCGCGGGCTCGCCGGCGCTCGAAACCACGGGCTTCGCCCTAGAACCGGGCCAGTCACGGTCGCTGCCGGCGCCGCACGGGTGGTCGGGCCGTCTCTGGGGCCGCACGCACTGCTCCGTCGACGCCGCAGGGAGGTTCGCCTGCGTCACGGGCAACTGCGGCTCCGGCCGGCTGGACTGCGCTGGCCACGGCGCCAAACCGCCCGCCACGCTGGCCGAGTTCACCTTCGACGGCCACGAAGGCCTCGACTTCTACGACGTCAGCCTCGTGGACGGGTACAACCTGCCGATGCTGGTAGAGCCGCACGcaccgcacggcggcggcgggggcgccaGCTGCCTGCTGACGGGGTGCGTGATGGACCTCAACGCCGCGTGCCCCGCCGAGCTGCGGGTCCGGGACAGCGCCGCCGGTGGCGCCGCCGTGGCGTGCAAGAGCGCATGCGAGGCGTTCGGGACCGCGGAGCACTGCTGCCACGGGGAGCACGGGAATCCCGACGCGTGCTGGCCGACGGCATACTCGCAGTTCTTCAAGAAGTCCTGCCCGCGGGCCTACAGCTACGCGTACGACGACGCCACCTCCACCTTCACCTGCGCCGGCGGCGGCACGTCGTACGCCATCACGTTCTGCCCGAGCACGACAAG TGTGAAATCGGTAGGAACAGATCCGCAAGTACGAGCGGCCGTCGGTGGCGGGCGACTGGCGTCGTCGTCGTGGCGCACCATGCCGTCCATTATTGAATCCAGCCTTGCCTTCCTCGGCGTCGCCATGGCGGCGCTTTCGTATGTCTTTTAA
- the LOC136521824 gene encoding uncharacterized protein, translating to MDTPYEEPPLPARSGGASSASLRTPAGSSQAMTQGATSTVRTPPHLSAGKDPAAEDEEDDDDDDDEPPGFHGQHGQWDEWPQDEIGMSQLGSAPFGTQGASQDTSRTHRRRDHTDVGYTPNVLPTNPKRQRRPRDPYTPRS from the exons atggacaccccttatgaggaaccgccactccccgcgcggtcgggtggcgcgtcttcagcctctttgaggacaccagccggctcttctcaggcgatgacgcagggtgccacttccacagtgcgtacaccaccacatcttagcgctgggaaggaccctgcagccgaggacgaggaggacgacgatgacgacgacgacgaacccccgggcttccacggacagcacggccagtgggacgaatggccgcaggacgagatcggcatgtctcagctaggtagtgccccgtttggcacccaaggagcctcacag gatacgagccgtacgcaccgtcgacgtgaccataccgacgttggctacactcccaatgtgttgccaacaaatccgaagagacagaggcgtccgagggatccttacactcctaggtcTTAG
- the LOC136521825 gene encoding early nodulin-93-like, whose product MSTVSRASLDQKLALAKRCSREATLAGVKAAAVATIASAIPTLASVRMLPWAKANINPTGQVLIISTVAGMAYFIAADKKILSLARRHSFEEAPEHLRNTSFQGTGRPHPAFFRP is encoded by the exons ATGTCGACGGTGAGCCGTGCATCCCTTGACCAGAAGCTTGCCCTCGCCAAGCGGTGCTCGCGAG AGGCGACCCTTGCCGGAGTTAAGGCGGCAGCTGTGGCAACTATCGCCTCCGCTATTCCCACC TTAGCGAGCGTGAGGATGCTGCCGTGGGCAAAGGCCAACATCAACCCCACCGGCCAGGTACTCATCATCTCAACGGTTGCTGGGATGGCCTACTTCATCGCCGCCGACAAGAAGATTCTCTCGCTGGCGAGGCGGCACTCGTTTGAGGAAGCTCCTGAGCATCTCAGGAACACCTCCTTCCAGGGCACCGGTCGCCCGCACCCGGCTTTCTTCAGGCCATGA